One segment of Opitutaceae bacterium DNA contains the following:
- a CDS encoding MFS transporter, which produces MNPANKYRLFLMMILEIGIWGAWQIKIFPYMGMLGFSAGQQGWVGSVFGIASVVGMFFSNQFADRNFAAERFLSFSHLVGGIALIACAFVQSFAGFFAIFLVYGLLFVPTISVANSLAFANLKDPARDFGFVRMGGTIGWIVVSWPFIFLLGDKADASETRWVFIVAGVLSLVLAAYSLTLPHTPARTDAQGLDRLAWLRAAKLLRLPFVAILFLVTFIDSVIHNGYFVVIDGFLTHVGISAKMTMVVSSIGQVAEIVTMLALGAVLRKLGWKWTMIIGILGHAARYGVFALFADSGYTWLIVSVQVLHGICYAFFFATVYIFVDAVFPSDVRTSAQGAANLLILGAGMVVSSQLFPRLAAAYSSPLGVVDYQKLFLVPTLAAIGGIMLLMLFFRPPTHGPGAAAAAPDLPH; this is translated from the coding sequence ATGAACCCAGCCAACAAGTACCGCCTCTTCCTCATGATGATCCTGGAAATCGGGATCTGGGGAGCCTGGCAGATCAAGATTTTCCCGTACATGGGCATGCTCGGATTCAGCGCCGGGCAGCAGGGCTGGGTGGGAAGTGTCTTTGGAATCGCCTCGGTGGTGGGCATGTTCTTCAGCAATCAGTTTGCCGACCGCAATTTTGCCGCCGAGCGCTTCCTTTCCTTCAGCCACCTGGTCGGTGGCATCGCCCTGATCGCATGCGCGTTTGTCCAAAGCTTCGCGGGCTTCTTCGCCATCTTCCTAGTCTACGGCCTGCTCTTCGTTCCCACGATCTCGGTCGCCAACTCGCTCGCCTTCGCAAACCTGAAGGATCCCGCCAGGGATTTCGGCTTCGTGCGCATGGGCGGAACGATCGGATGGATCGTCGTGAGCTGGCCGTTCATTTTCCTGCTCGGTGACAAGGCCGATGCATCGGAAACGCGATGGGTCTTCATCGTGGCGGGCGTCCTTTCACTCGTGCTGGCGGCCTACAGCCTTACTCTGCCGCACACTCCCGCCCGCACCGACGCTCAGGGACTGGACCGTCTCGCCTGGCTGCGCGCGGCGAAACTGCTTCGCCTCCCATTCGTCGCAATCCTGTTTCTCGTCACATTCATCGACTCCGTGATCCACAACGGCTACTTCGTGGTGATCGACGGGTTTCTCACACATGTCGGCATCTCCGCAAAAATGACCATGGTGGTCAGCAGCATCGGTCAGGTCGCGGAAATCGTGACCATGCTGGCCCTGGGGGCGGTTCTCAGAAAGCTCGGGTGGAAATGGACCATGATCATCGGAATCCTCGGCCACGCCGCCCGCTACGGCGTGTTCGCGCTCTTCGCGGATTCAGGCTACACCTGGCTCATTGTCTCCGTGCAGGTGCTTCACGGCATCTGCTACGCCTTCTTTTTTGCGACCGTCTACATCTTCGTTGACGCCGTGTTTCCGTCGGACGTGCGCACGAGCGCGCAGGGGGCCGCCAACCTGCTGATCCTCGGCGCCGGCATGGTTGTCTCGAGCCAGCTCTTTCCCCGGCTGGCGGCAGCCTACTCCTCCCCGCTCGGAGTCGTCGACTACCAGAAGCTGTTCCTTGTGCCGACGCTCGCCGCGATCGGCGGCATCATGCTGCTCATGCTATTCTTCCGTCCGCCGACGCACGGTCCCGGCGCGGCCGCCGCAGCACCCGATCTTCCCCACTGA
- a CDS encoding polysaccharide biosynthesis/export family protein encodes MIKISFPASPNLDAQQTIRPDGRITLAMLGELRVVGMTPLDLEAELAKRYASQLVSNEVIVSVVSSSFSVFVSGAVNSPGKIQTDRPLTPLEAILQVGGFSPLAKTTAVDVIRTENGVTRKITLNLQSILDGQQVEQIYLIPNDIVIVPEKFRWF; translated from the coding sequence TTGATCAAGATTTCCTTTCCGGCCTCACCCAATCTGGATGCCCAGCAAACAATCCGCCCGGACGGCAGAATCACTCTCGCCATGCTGGGCGAACTGCGCGTCGTGGGAATGACGCCACTGGATCTGGAGGCCGAACTGGCCAAGCGCTACGCCAGTCAGCTTGTTTCCAATGAGGTGATAGTGTCCGTTGTTTCCTCATCGTTCTCAGTCTTCGTCTCGGGTGCCGTCAATTCCCCCGGCAAAATTCAGACGGATCGCCCCTTGACTCCCCTGGAGGCCATTCTCCAAGTCGGCGGTTTCTCACCTTTGGCCAAAACAACCGCCGTCGATGTCATACGTACCGAGAACGGAGTGACCCGAAAAATCACACTCAATTTGCAAAGCATTTTGGATGGCCAACAGGTGGAACAGATCTACCTGATTCCCAACGACATTGTTATCGTACCCGAGAAATTCCGCTGGTTTTGA
- a CDS encoding sugar phosphate isomerase/epimerase yields MKKIHLRLLIVGFMLALAGRASADEPGIKLGLQSWTCRNMTFEQTVAFAEKHGIKYLQLIPNHLNPDDPIDLNLHKKALVEAKGMTIYTFGVTKTSMDKEANRKIFEFARRMGIKLIVVEPKNLDEWDGLEELVKEYDIRLAIHNHDIQTTYGNPATVKAILAKRDKRIGVCLDVGWITAAGFDAAKVFKEYNGRVYDLHLKDKHIEKGADGKKIAVDTEIGKGDANYPGLFAEIKKSGWSGVAAIETDSKAFAENPNRLVKEAQTFFNMMTSAMGGKASKK; encoded by the coding sequence ATGAAAAAGATTCACCTCCGTTTGTTGATTGTTGGATTCATGCTCGCGCTTGCCGGCCGCGCCTCGGCGGATGAGCCGGGTATCAAGCTGGGCCTTCAGTCGTGGACCTGTCGAAACATGACGTTCGAGCAGACCGTCGCGTTCGCGGAAAAACACGGCATCAAGTACCTTCAGCTCATCCCCAATCACCTGAATCCGGATGATCCGATCGATCTGAATCTGCACAAGAAGGCGTTGGTGGAGGCGAAGGGCATGACGATCTACACCTTTGGCGTGACAAAGACGTCGATGGACAAGGAGGCCAATCGAAAGATTTTTGAATTCGCCCGGCGGATGGGCATCAAGCTGATCGTGGTCGAGCCCAAGAATCTGGACGAATGGGACGGTCTGGAGGAGTTGGTGAAGGAGTACGACATCAGGCTCGCCATCCACAATCACGACATCCAGACGACCTACGGCAATCCCGCCACGGTGAAGGCGATTCTTGCGAAGCGCGACAAGCGCATTGGCGTGTGCCTTGATGTCGGCTGGATCACGGCGGCCGGCTTCGATGCCGCCAAGGTCTTCAAGGAGTACAATGGGCGCGTGTATGACCTCCACTTGAAGGACAAGCACATCGAGAAGGGCGCGGATGGGAAGAAGATCGCGGTCGACACCGAGATCGGCAAGGGCGACGCGAACTACCCGGGCTTGTTTGCCGAGATCAAGAAGAGCGGATGGTCTGGTGTTGCAGCGATCGAAACAGACAGCAAGGCCTTCGCGGAAAACCCGAACCGCCTGGTGAAGGAAGCCCAGACATTCTTCAACATGATGACCAGCGCCATGGGAGGCAAGGCATCGAAAAAATAG
- the nagB gene encoding glucosamine-6-phosphate deaminase, which yields MSQRFVEAQQRERIPTDVFPRADDACIHVAKEIASLIRSRQAEGRNAVLGLATGSTPVRLYRQLIRMHREEGLSFRNVVTFNLDEYYGLPRSHPESYWQFMRKQLFDHIDIPDENINLPDGTVARADVFAWCKGYEDKIKSVGGLDFQILGIGRTGHIGFNEPGSTRDSRTRLVTLDSLTRRDAARDFLGDAHVPRFAITMGVGTILDARAIVLLAWGEGKASVIAQAVEKPPTDSLPASFLQGHANVRFMIDQAAASALTRMRHPWLVGAIEWTPFRTRQAVIWLSLTLQKPVLKLLDEDYSEHGMSDLLVEQGPAYGLNIRIFNELQHTITGWPGGKPKADDSRRPERAEPFPKRVVIFSPEPSHDVLGMGGTVRRLVEQGHDVTLIYQTSGNLAVPDDEAEMAADLIAELSGEFDRSEGPTGRFAKDVQKQLQAKSAFEGDTPQIRRLKGLLRRGEACASLQTCGVGKERIRFLDLAFYERGRYRQFAPGDEDLGVVTKVLRELSPHQIFATGDRDDPSSVTAVCFDLVRRACHALRDEAWFKDCRVWLYRGVETPWEAAEIDMAVPISPRELAQKTQAIFYHKSQRSQTPVDAGLREAWQQAEQHNRGLAATYDGLGLANYEAIEAFQRWNP from the coding sequence ATGAGCCAGCGATTTGTCGAAGCCCAGCAGCGCGAGCGCATCCCCACTGATGTTTTTCCTCGCGCCGATGATGCGTGCATCCATGTCGCCAAGGAAATCGCATCTCTGATCCGCAGCCGGCAGGCCGAGGGGCGGAATGCGGTGCTCGGGCTGGCCACGGGTTCGACTCCGGTGCGCCTGTATCGCCAGCTCATCCGCATGCACCGCGAGGAGGGGCTGAGTTTCAGGAATGTCGTCACCTTCAATCTCGACGAATACTACGGCCTGCCCCGCTCGCACCCGGAAAGCTACTGGCAGTTCATGCGCAAGCAGCTTTTCGATCACATCGACATCCCGGACGAGAACATCAACCTTCCCGACGGCACGGTGGCCCGTGCGGATGTGTTCGCCTGGTGCAAGGGCTATGAGGACAAGATCAAGTCTGTTGGTGGACTGGACTTCCAGATCCTTGGCATTGGGCGCACCGGGCACATCGGATTCAATGAGCCCGGGTCAACCCGGGATTCGCGCACCCGCCTGGTGACGCTGGACAGCCTGACTCGCCGCGATGCCGCGCGCGATTTCCTGGGCGATGCGCATGTGCCGCGTTTTGCGATCACGATGGGGGTGGGCACGATCCTGGATGCGCGGGCGATCGTGCTCCTGGCGTGGGGCGAAGGAAAGGCGTCGGTCATCGCCCAGGCGGTCGAGAAGCCGCCGACAGACTCGCTGCCCGCGAGTTTCCTGCAGGGGCACGCGAATGTGCGCTTCATGATCGATCAGGCGGCGGCCTCCGCCCTGACGCGCATGCGCCACCCCTGGCTCGTGGGGGCGATCGAGTGGACTCCATTCCGCACCCGGCAGGCGGTCATCTGGCTTTCGCTGACGCTGCAGAAGCCCGTGCTCAAGCTGCTCGACGAGGACTACAGCGAGCATGGCATGTCGGACCTTCTGGTGGAGCAGGGACCGGCCTACGGGCTGAACATTCGGATCTTCAACGAACTTCAGCACACGATTACCGGCTGGCCGGGTGGCAAGCCCAAGGCGGATGACTCCCGCCGGCCGGAGCGGGCGGAGCCGTTTCCCAAACGCGTTGTCATCTTCAGTCCCGAGCCGTCGCACGATGTCCTTGGCATGGGCGGAACCGTCCGGAGGCTGGTGGAGCAGGGGCACGATGTGACTCTGATTTATCAGACGTCGGGCAACCTCGCGGTTCCGGATGACGAGGCGGAGATGGCGGCGGACCTGATTGCTGAATTGAGCGGGGAGTTTGACCGCTCGGAAGGGCCGACAGGCCGCTTTGCGAAGGACGTCCAGAAACAATTGCAGGCGAAGTCGGCGTTTGAAGGTGACACGCCACAGATCCGCCGGCTCAAGGGACTGCTCCGGCGCGGGGAGGCCTGCGCCTCGCTGCAGACCTGCGGAGTCGGCAAGGAACGCATACGATTCCTGGATCTGGCATTCTATGAGCGCGGCAGGTACCGCCAGTTCGCTCCGGGTGATGAGGATCTGGGTGTCGTGACGAAGGTGCTGAGGGAGTTGTCCCCACACCAGATTTTTGCAACGGGCGACCGCGATGATCCGTCGTCGGTCACGGCGGTCTGTTTCGATCTCGTGCGGCGGGCGTGTCACGCGCTGCGTGACGAGGCGTGGTTCAAGGACTGCCGTGTCTGGCTGTATCGCGGAGTCGAGACTCCGTGGGAGGCGGCCGAGATCGACATGGCCGTGCCGATCAGCCCGCGGGAGCTCGCGCAGAAGACCCAGGCCATCTTTTATCACAAGAGCCAGCGGAGCCAGACGCCCGTGGACGCGGGGTTGCGCGAGGCCTGGCAGCAGGCGGAGCAGCACAATCGCGGCCTTGCCGCGACCTATGACGGGCTCGGGCTGGCGAACTACGAGGCCATCGAGGCCTTCCAGCGCTGGAATCCGTAG
- a CDS encoding glycosyltransferase, with product MTSTPILICPSFFGPRSDGISRVSALAHEALAQLGLGEPWVLAANDEIRSTPAAAGRGFGRRYVSMCRHALFSPRISGSRHVIEAGAPAVPIVCAHLGLSPVARMLARRLGRPYFVILHGVEAWKSIRPRDRWGLRRASGFLAGSQYSHRQFVHHNRSFADTPVQVTGWGTDTDVPETRSGERPAVGEFRFLCVARMSKGDTFGRYRSIEDLYKGFAVLLAAMSRLVRQTVRVTLEVVGAGDAAEDIERHARTLGVAGCVRFSGELSDAALARRYEEAHAFVLPSEREGFGIAFVEAMARGLPCVGVAAGGVPEVIENGATGLLVPPGDAAALADAMRTLAENCRVRMRMGLAGRQRFERDFTRSACVRRLATALAALNARMEKGSALATAVVE from the coding sequence ATGACAAGCACCCCGATACTGATTTGCCCCTCCTTCTTCGGCCCGCGGTCGGACGGCATTTCCCGCGTCTCGGCGCTGGCGCATGAGGCGCTTGCGCAGCTTGGCTTGGGAGAACCCTGGGTTCTGGCGGCCAATGATGAAATCCGGTCGACGCCGGCAGCGGCAGGTCGGGGATTTGGACGCCGTTATGTCTCGATGTGCCGTCATGCGCTGTTTTCGCCGCGGATTTCCGGGTCACGCCATGTCATTGAGGCGGGAGCCCCGGCCGTTCCGATTGTCTGCGCGCACCTTGGGCTGTCACCGGTTGCGCGGATGCTGGCGAGGCGGCTGGGTCGGCCCTATTTTGTAATTCTGCATGGTGTGGAGGCCTGGAAGTCAATTCGTCCCAGGGATCGCTGGGGTTTGCGGAGGGCGAGCGGGTTTCTGGCGGGTTCACAATACAGCCATCGGCAGTTTGTTCATCACAATCGATCGTTCGCGGATACGCCCGTTCAGGTGACGGGCTGGGGCACGGACACCGATGTTCCTGAGACTCGATCGGGAGAGAGACCGGCGGTCGGCGAATTCAGGTTCCTTTGCGTGGCACGGATGAGCAAGGGCGACACGTTTGGACGATACCGGAGCATTGAGGATTTGTACAAAGGCTTCGCAGTCCTTCTCGCCGCCATGAGCAGACTGGTGCGACAGACTGTCCGCGTCACTCTGGAGGTCGTTGGCGCCGGAGACGCCGCGGAGGATATCGAGCGACACGCGCGGACACTCGGCGTTGCGGGCTGCGTCCGGTTTTCCGGTGAACTTTCCGACGCCGCGCTCGCGCGACGCTACGAGGAGGCGCATGCCTTTGTCCTGCCCAGCGAACGCGAGGGTTTCGGCATAGCCTTTGTCGAGGCTATGGCGCGCGGACTCCCCTGTGTGGGCGTTGCCGCCGGCGGCGTGCCGGAGGTGATTGAAAACGGAGCGACCGGGCTGCTCGTGCCGCCGGGAGATGCGGCAGCGCTGGCGGATGCCATGCGCACGCTCGCGGAAAATTGCCGCGTGCGAATGCGCATGGGCCTGGCCGGGCGTCAGCGGTTCGAGCGGGATTTCACGCGGTCGGCCTGCGTGCGCCGACTGGCGACCGCACTGGCTGCATTGAACGCGCGCATGGAAAAGGGATCCGCACTGGCGACGGCCGTAGTGGAATGA
- a CDS encoding glycosyltransferase family 2 protein, translating to MRPLPPLRLYSVIIPARDEEESLPETVRAIFERFTAAGIPHEIVVVDDGSKDRTWQVLQELKASRIPTLIPLQNTGLHGFGRAIIHGLNNSSGDAVVIMMADASDSPDDAVTYWNLLNSGRECVFGSRFIRGSRVVDYPRVKLLVNRLANLFIKSLFAISLNDTTNAFKAYRRTVIDGCRPLLSPHFNLTVELPLKAIVRGYSWTITPIHWQNRRYGTAKLKIKEMGSRYFFICMYVWLEKFFSRGDYHRQ from the coding sequence ATGCGCCCCCTGCCTCCCTTGCGCCTGTATTCCGTCATCATCCCTGCGAGGGATGAGGAGGAGTCGCTGCCCGAGACCGTTCGCGCAATCTTCGAGCGCTTTACGGCGGCGGGTATCCCCCACGAGATCGTGGTGGTCGACGACGGCTCGAAGGATCGCACCTGGCAGGTGCTCCAGGAGCTCAAGGCGAGTCGTATACCCACCCTGATTCCATTGCAGAACACAGGACTTCACGGCTTTGGCCGGGCCATCATTCACGGATTGAACAATAGCTCGGGCGACGCCGTCGTGATCATGATGGCCGACGCATCGGACTCACCTGATGACGCGGTGACCTACTGGAACCTGCTGAATTCCGGCAGGGAGTGCGTCTTCGGCAGCCGATTCATCAGGGGAAGCAGGGTCGTCGACTACCCACGCGTCAAGCTGCTGGTCAACCGTCTGGCCAACCTGTTCATCAAAAGTCTCTTCGCCATTTCGCTCAACGACACGACCAACGCCTTCAAAGCCTATCGTCGCACCGTGATAGATGGCTGCCGGCCTTTGCTTTCTCCGCATTTCAATCTGACGGTCGAACTTCCGCTCAAGGCGATTGTCCGAGGCTATTCTTGGACAATTACTCCCATTCACTGGCAGAATCGCAGGTACGGCACTGCCAAGCTGAAGATCAAGGAAATGGGAAGCCGTTATTTCTTCATTTGCATGTACGTCTGGCTCGAAAAGTTCTTCAGCCGCGGCGACTACCACCGTCAATAG
- a CDS encoding Gfo/Idh/MocA family oxidoreductase — protein sequence MHSPIRILVVGCGHMGTSHARAYHGLPQHFKIVGLVSRGAESRRRLNAEFGNTYPEFSSYSDALAHTRPDAVCISTYPDTHAEYALAALNAGAHVFLEKPLAENIADCRRVIDTAKRMGKKVVVGYILQVHPSWKRFVEITHTLGKPLVMRMNLNQQSSGANWRTHKNLIASLSPIVDCGVHYVEVMCRMTGSRPVRVSGIQARLTGDIPPGKPNYGQLQVTFADGSVGWYEAGWGPMMSETAFFVKDVVGPRGCVSIVAKTAGGAGSSADVDSHSKTESLLRHYSDLGPDGNFTRKDEWIDVSDEPSHDELCRREQEVFLNAIRKDIDLTEHLESAVDSLRIVLAADQSAREGRTIEL from the coding sequence ATGCATTCGCCAATTCGCATCCTTGTGGTCGGCTGTGGTCACATGGGAACATCCCATGCGCGCGCCTACCACGGCCTTCCGCAGCATTTCAAGATCGTCGGCCTGGTCAGCCGCGGCGCGGAATCCCGCCGCCGGTTGAACGCCGAATTCGGAAACACATATCCTGAATTCTCCAGCTATTCGGACGCACTGGCCCACACCCGTCCCGACGCGGTTTGCATCAGCACCTACCCGGACACCCATGCAGAGTACGCGCTCGCCGCCCTCAACGCCGGCGCGCATGTTTTCCTGGAGAAGCCGCTGGCTGAGAACATCGCCGATTGTCGCCGCGTCATCGACACCGCCAAACGCATGGGAAAAAAGGTTGTCGTGGGATACATCCTTCAGGTGCATCCCTCGTGGAAGCGTTTCGTGGAGATCACGCACACACTCGGCAAGCCGCTGGTGATGCGTATGAACCTCAACCAGCAGAGTTCAGGAGCCAACTGGAGGACCCACAAGAACCTGATTGCATCGCTTTCACCGATCGTCGACTGCGGCGTTCACTACGTCGAGGTCATGTGCCGCATGACCGGTTCGCGACCCGTGCGCGTCAGCGGCATCCAGGCCCGGCTGACCGGGGACATTCCACCGGGCAAACCCAACTACGGTCAGCTTCAGGTGACGTTCGCGGACGGCTCGGTCGGCTGGTATGAGGCGGGCTGGGGGCCCATGATGAGCGAGACCGCGTTCTTCGTGAAGGATGTCGTCGGACCCCGTGGCTGCGTCAGCATCGTCGCGAAAACGGCAGGCGGCGCGGGAAGCTCCGCCGATGTGGACTCCCATTCGAAAACCGAGTCGCTGTTGCGCCACTACTCCGACCTCGGCCCCGACGGCAATTTCACGCGCAAGGATGAATGGATCGACGTGTCCGACGAGCCCAGCCACGACGAGCTCTGCCGGCGCGAGCAGGAGGTTTTCCTCAACGCCATCCGCAAGGACATCGATCTCACCGAGCACCTCGAAAGCGCCGTGGACAGCCTCAGAATCGTACTCGCCGCGGACCAGTCCGCGCGAGAGGGCCGGACAATCGAGTTGTAG
- a CDS encoding NAD-dependent epimerase/dehydratase family protein, giving the protein MPKTLLVTGSSGLIGSEVCSYFSRELGCVVHGVDNNQRAIFFGPQGDTRWNQSRLARELKGFVHHELDIRDRPGVLALLARIKPSVIVHTAAQPSHDRAASIPFDDFDTNAVGTLNLLEAARQACPESPFVHMSTNKVYGDAPNRIALKELPTRWDYADAAYEHGISESFTIDQSKHSLFGASKAAADLMVQEYGRYFNMPTCCLRGGCLTGPNHSGVELHGFLSYLVKCNLEGREYRVFGYKGKQVRDNIHALDVARFIAAFVGAPRIGEVYNLGGGKTNSTSILEAFEIVAEFSGKKQVYSYTDQHRLGDHICYYSDLRKMKAHYPGWDITQTLVDTVRQIVESWLRRNSV; this is encoded by the coding sequence ATGCCCAAAACGCTCCTGGTTACAGGTTCCTCAGGTCTCATCGGTTCGGAAGTCTGCAGCTATTTCTCCCGCGAACTGGGCTGCGTCGTGCATGGCGTGGACAACAATCAGCGGGCGATTTTTTTTGGTCCCCAGGGTGACACACGCTGGAATCAGTCGCGCCTGGCCCGGGAACTGAAGGGCTTTGTCCATCATGAACTGGACATTCGTGACCGGCCCGGCGTTCTGGCCCTTCTGGCCCGGATCAAGCCGTCCGTCATTGTGCACACGGCAGCCCAGCCATCCCACGATCGTGCGGCCTCGATCCCTTTCGACGATTTCGACACGAACGCCGTCGGCACGCTCAATCTTCTCGAAGCCGCGCGCCAGGCCTGCCCGGAGTCGCCATTCGTGCACATGAGCACGAACAAGGTCTATGGTGACGCACCGAACAGAATCGCATTGAAGGAACTGCCCACCCGGTGGGACTACGCCGATGCCGCCTACGAGCACGGGATCAGCGAATCCTTCACGATCGACCAATCCAAGCACTCCCTCTTCGGTGCATCCAAGGCCGCCGCCGATCTCATGGTCCAGGAGTACGGGCGGTACTTCAACATGCCGACCTGCTGCCTGCGCGGCGGCTGCCTCACCGGCCCCAATCATTCCGGGGTGGAACTCCACGGATTCCTGTCCTACCTCGTCAAATGCAATCTCGAGGGCCGCGAGTACAGGGTTTTTGGATACAAGGGAAAACAGGTCAGGGACAACATCCACGCCCTCGATGTCGCGCGTTTCATCGCAGCCTTTGTCGGTGCCCCGAGGATCGGGGAAGTTTACAACCTGGGCGGCGGGAAGACCAACAGCACGTCCATCCTGGAAGCATTCGAGATTGTCGCTGAATTTTCCGGGAAAAAGCAGGTTTACAGCTACACGGATCAACACCGGCTCGGCGACCACATCTGCTACTACTCCGACCTGCGGAAGATGAAGGCACACTACCCCGGATGGGACATCACGCAGACGCTCGTGGATACCGTGCGTCAGATAGTGGAAAGCTGGTTGCGCAGGAATTCCGTCTGA
- a CDS encoding Gfo/Idh/MocA family oxidoreductase produces the protein MSRAPFKVAIVGISGYGRIHLQLAREAVEQGLMNLVAAVVINRAEVSEEAEMLERNGTRLHATFEEMVSREAGRIDLCLIPTGIAWHARMTIAALRAGMNVLVEKPLASSLAEVDAIAAESVRSGRFVAVGFQDIYNPLVQQAKERLLDGAIGRLQSVRFLGLWPRPTSYFTRNGWAGRMAVDGVPVLDSPLNNAFAHFVNLALFFAGDAFDESAKVEDIRAGLWRTNAIEMFDTGVVTARTADGVALWFGASHACMQTHEPEIHLQGDRGGMIWRHENECIWELDGGSNERVVLPSAAEARRLMMLAVMDCLAGGSTFLCVPRMARRHTELITRVHELTPIQSLPGVALPMAANGNAATVLAVTGLEAAMFDAFANRSIPQLLRVN, from the coding sequence ATGAGTCGGGCACCGTTCAAAGTCGCCATTGTTGGCATTTCCGGATACGGCCGGATCCATCTTCAGCTTGCAAGGGAAGCGGTGGAACAGGGGCTAATGAATCTCGTCGCAGCGGTCGTCATCAATCGGGCCGAGGTGAGCGAGGAGGCGGAGATGCTGGAGAGGAACGGCACGCGGCTCCACGCGACCTTTGAGGAGATGGTCTCCCGGGAGGCGGGACGCATCGATCTCTGCCTCATACCAACGGGCATTGCCTGGCATGCGCGGATGACGATTGCGGCGTTGCGTGCCGGGATGAACGTTCTGGTCGAAAAGCCGCTCGCCAGTTCGCTTGCGGAGGTTGATGCGATCGCAGCGGAATCCGTCCGGTCCGGCCGGTTTGTTGCGGTGGGGTTTCAGGATATCTACAACCCGCTGGTCCAGCAGGCAAAGGAGCGGCTGCTCGATGGTGCGATCGGGCGACTGCAGTCGGTCAGGTTTCTTGGACTCTGGCCGCGGCCGACTTCGTATTTCACGCGGAACGGCTGGGCGGGTCGCATGGCGGTGGACGGAGTCCCCGTTCTCGATTCTCCGCTCAACAATGCCTTCGCCCATTTCGTGAATCTCGCGCTTTTCTTTGCCGGTGATGCGTTCGATGAGTCGGCCAAGGTCGAGGACATTCGGGCGGGGTTGTGGCGCACCAATGCCATAGAGATGTTCGATACCGGTGTTGTCACTGCCAGGACTGCCGACGGAGTCGCACTGTGGTTCGGGGCGTCCCATGCCTGCATGCAGACACACGAGCCGGAAATTCACCTCCAGGGTGATCGCGGCGGAATGATCTGGCGGCATGAAAACGAATGCATTTGGGAGCTGGATGGAGGGAGCAATGAACGCGTGGTCCTTCCGAGCGCCGCGGAGGCCCGCCGCCTCATGATGCTCGCTGTCATGGACTGCCTGGCCGGGGGCTCGACGTTTCTTTGTGTTCCCCGAATGGCGCGGCGGCATACTGAACTCATCACCCGCGTGCATGAGTTGACTCCGATCCAGTCACTGCCCGGTGTGGCGCTTCCCATGGCTGCGAACGGAAATGCGGCCACCGTCCTGGCGGTGACGGGATTGGAGGCGGCGATGTTTGATGCCTTTGCGAATCGCTCGATCCCCCAATTGTTGCGGGTGAATTGA